A window of the Phaseolus vulgaris cultivar G19833 chromosome 5, P. vulgaris v2.0, whole genome shotgun sequence genome harbors these coding sequences:
- the LOC137835393 gene encoding protein LIGHT-DEPENDENT SHORT HYPOCOTYLS 10-like, which produces MSSSSGKDLGEGSSSPTGTLSRYESQKRRDWNTFGQYLKNQRPPVPLSQCNCNHVLDFLRYLDQFGKTKVHLQGCVFYGQPEPPAPCTCPLRQAWGSLDALIGRLRAAYEENGGSPETNPFATSSIRLYLKEIRECQAKARGIPYKKKKKGTKANDESTSTIHFS; this is translated from the coding sequence ATGTCTTCTTCAAGTGGCAAGGATTTGGGAGAAGGATCAAGCTCCCCAACAGGGACACTTAGCCGCTATGAGTCTCAGAAGAGAAGGGATTGGAACACTTTTGGGCAGTACTTGAAGAATCAGAGACCCCCAGTTCCACTCTCTCAGTGCAATTGCAACCATGTCTTGGATTTCCTTAGGTATCTGGACCAGTTTGGGAAGACCAAGGTTCACCTTCAAGGGTGTGTGTTCTATGGGCAGCCAGAACCTCCAGCACCCTGCACATGCCCCCTTAGACAGGCTTGGGGAAGCCTTGATGCTCTCATAGGGAGGCTCAGAGCTGCTTATGAGGAAAATGGTGGCTCCCCTGAGACTAACCCTTTTGCAACTTCCTCCATCCGTCTCTATCTCAAAGAGATTAGGGAGTGCCAAGCTAAGGCAAGAGGTATCCCttacaagaagaaaaagaagggcACCAAGGCAAATGATGAATCAACCTCCACCATCCACTTCTCTTGA